The sequence below is a genomic window from Dictyostelium discoideum AX4 chromosome 5 chromosome, whole genome shotgun sequence.
agtataaaatataaaataaataaattattaaactgAAATTCTAACTTTTTTTCTTAGAAAAtccaccatcaccaacaaaTAAACCATTAGGTCCACcaaatttgaataataataataataataataataataataataataataataataataataataataataataataataatactttagGTAATTCAATGAGAAATAGGAATCAACCATTTAATATATCAtctcaacaaaatcaacaacaacaaagaatGATTCAACCACAACAATTATCTccacaacaattacaacttttacagcaacaacaaagaTTGAGTCAACAAATTGTACcatcacaacaacagcaatcacaatcacaaccacaacaacagcaaccaattttaaaccaaccatataatataaataataataataataataacaaaccaccaccaccaattcaATTACCTCCACAACAATCATCTCAGTATATTGGTAACCAACAGAGATTACCTccacaacaatatcaaaatgAACAAAAATCAAGTAAGTCAATTTTCATTCAAcaataatcaaatattatttatttatttatttatttatttattaatttactaattttttttttttttttcaaatagaaTGGTGGTTAGATAAATTAgtagattatttaatttcagatGGACCTACTCATGGATCACCTTTAATTTGTAGTAATTGTCATTCACATAATGGTTATGTACCTGTAGAGGAATTGTCAAATATTcgtaggttttttttttttttttttttttttttttttttaaaacctaAACTGTTTCTAACCAAacttatttgttttttttttttttttttttttttttaaaaaaagaatttcgTTGTAGAGTTTGTAAAACATTCAATCAAAGGGATTCTGTAAATAATAGTACAACTAATGATGACAGAAACAATAGTCAAAATACAGGttcaaatcaacaacaatcacaatcatTACAGGATCAACAACCATCAATTGAAGAGattgataaaaatttcaGTGTAACAGAACAAAAAAATGAAaccaataatgaaaattatagTGACAGTGAAAAACAATtggaagaaaataataataataataatatagataatgatagtggtagtagtagtagccAAAATAcaccaaacaaaaaaaaaggaaaaggaAAAGGAAAAGGAACTCCAactaaaaaaactaattgataaaaaaaaaaaaaaagaaaaaaaaaaaaaagaaaaagaaaagataaaaaaataaataaattaaataaataaataaaataaataattgaatagataaataaaaaaaaaaaaaaatatgatatcattttaatattttaacaaATGCCAGTCTGTCTAAACTGTatcatttcaattttttttcaaactgTTAACCCACACCATCCAAGTGTTAAGTGTGGCAAGTGTGGTTGgtcaaactttttttttttttttttttttttttttttttttttgtttattataattttattttttattttaataatacaaaaacattttttttttatttttaattctaattagttgttttttatttttttattttttaaatttaatattattattatttttttttttttttttcttttttctttaaataat
It includes:
- a CDS encoding transmembrane protein — protein: MGNLFSKKNGFEKQLLDMETKILNLEDKLSNSRIFHQKVLHKIVLYSFAIEFFIILFTYVKSRSLESIPEKLFCCIYLVLFPIFILILTKVYGFVYKYLIKKNEVRLDSLKTGLQKKLDERKRETDYENTQKLLDRYEKNPPSPTNKPLGPPNLNNNNNNNNNNNNNNNNNNNNNNNNTLGNSMRNRNQPFNISSQQNQQQQRMIQPQQLSPQQLQLLQQQQRLSQQIVPSQQQQSQSQPQQQQPILNQPYNINNNNNNNKPPPPIQLPPQQSSQYIGNQQRLPPQQYQNEQKSKWWLDKLVDYLISDGPTHGSPLICSNCHSHNGYVPVEELSNIQFRCRVCKTFNQRDSVNNSTTNDDRNNSQNTGSNQQQSQSLQDQQPSIEEIDKNFSVTEQKNETNNENYSDSEKQLEENNNNNNIDNDSGSSSSQNTPNKKKGKGKGKGTPTKKTN